A single window of Nerophis ophidion isolate RoL-2023_Sa unplaced genomic scaffold, RoL_Noph_v1.0 HiC_scaffold_106, whole genome shotgun sequence DNA harbors:
- the LOC133547437 gene encoding uncharacterized protein LOC133547437, whose protein sequence is MYHPQRQNSGKQLPAKKKKRAKKKVSADKSAAKGKKSDAQAGRSSSSPKKSRAGSKSKAIVMDSNTDDEKHGEEEKVTARDKWSEKEEESLEKELKTYLHDEVCTWIFNPPNSSHMGGVWERLIGITRRILDALLLKEGGSHLSHEVLTTLMAEVMAIINARPLIPVSTDPEMPAILTPATLLTLKRDVISAPPGDFNVKDIHSQQWRQVQSLSDRFGKRWKQEYLSTIQTRRKWYAERPNLQIGDLVLLKDGQVRRNEWPTGLIVKSINSHDNKVRKVDVKIIRQGTPIIYTRPVSEVVLLLRKETV, encoded by the exons atgtacc ATCCTCAGAGACAGAACAGCGGCAAACAGCTTCCCGCCAAGAAAAAGAAGAGGGCCAAGAAAAAAGTGTCGGCCGACAAGTCCGCCGCCAAGGGCAAGAAGAGCGACGCCCAAGCAGGACGCTCCTCGTCCAGCCCCAAGAAGTCCAGAGCGGGGAGCAAGTCCAAGGCCATCGTCATGGACTCCAACACAGACGACGAGAAGCATGGCGAGGAAGAGAAGGTGACGGCGAGGGACAAGTGGTCGGAAAAAGAGGAAGAGTCGTTGGAAAAAGAGTTGAAAACGTACCTGCACGACGAAGTGTGCACTTGGATCTTCAATCCGCCAAACTCTTCCCACATGGGAGGAGTGTGGGAAAGACTAATTGGCATCACGCGCCGTATCCTGGATGCATTGCTCCTTAAGGAGGGAGGCTCTCACCTTTCTCATGAGGTGCTCACCACTCTCATGGCTGAGGTCATGGCAATTATAAACGCAAGACCTCTCATTCCAGTTTCAACTGACCCAGAGATGCCAGCAATACTAACACCTGCAACCTTGCTGACACTGAAGAGAGACGTCATATCTGCACCGCCAGGAGACTTCAACGTGAAAGACATCCACTCACAACAATGGCGGCAAGTCCAATCTCTCTCTGATAGATTCGGGAAGCGATGGAAACAAGAATACCTGTCAACCATACAAACTAGGAGAAAATGGTATGCAGAAAGGCCTAACCTGCAAATTGGAGACCTGGTACTACTGAAAGACGGCCAGGTGAGAAGAAATGAATGGCCCACTGGACTCATCGTCAAGTCTATCAACAGCCATGACAACAAAGTAAGAAAAGTAGATGTTAAGATCATCCGACAAGGTACTCCAATAATCTACACTAGACCTGTTTCAGAGGTTGTGTTGCTCCTTCGTAAAGAGACTGTATAG